CGAATTCTTTCGAATTTGTATCGAGTTTATTGACAGACTGGTCGTGAACAATTCTTAGACCCGTTTCAACTTTTCTAAGGAATTGATAGGCTGCCGAGAGCACCCTGTAATCTTCCTCTTTCAAGCCCCCCTTATCTCTGAGTCTTTCCAGTGCAAGGGATGTATTGGGAATTCTTATTTCCTTATTTGAGGGGCCATATTTGAGAAGAAAATACTGGACCAGAAATTCAATATCAACAATCCCCCCCTTACCGGTTTTCACATTATAAATGCCATCCCTCTCCTTTGCAAGCTCGAACTCCATTCTCTTTCTCATCTTGTCGATCTCTTCAGTCAGCGCCTCCGTTGGGGCCTTACCATAAGTTGCCTCTTCCATGGCAAGGTTGATCTCATTAAGAAATGATTCTTCACCGACTATCGCCCTGGCCCTTGTCAGTGCCTGCCTTTCCCAGGTTTGACCGCTTTTTTCATGGTAGTCCCTGAAGGCATCGAGTGATGCCACAAGCGCACCTGAACTCCCTGAAGGTCTCAACCGCATATCGACTTTGAAGAGATAACCTTCTCTTGTAGGAACAGTCAGCGTAGAGATTATATTTTGCCCGACGCGGGCAAAAAACTCCTGGTTGCTTGTCTCTTTAAGTCCTTTTTTACCCTTGTATTCACCACTCGTATCCCCACCTCCACTATAGAGAAAGATGACATCCAGGTCAGAACTGTAAGCCATTTCACATGCACCCATTTTTCCCATGCCGACAATGGCCATTGTTGCCTCTCTCTCTTCCCCATCAACGACAGTTATGGGAACGCCGTATCTCTCCTTAACCTGATGAAGGGCAATTTCAAGGGCAATTTCAATGGACGCATCCGCCAGT
The window above is part of the Deltaproteobacteria bacterium genome. Proteins encoded here:
- a CDS encoding bifunctional [glutamate--ammonia ligase]-adenylyl-L-tyrosine phosphorylase/[glutamate--ammonia-ligase] adenylyltransferase, translating into KFISAVGARGTLYSLLAENHHVIKLLVGLFGTSSFLSKILLSYPETLDSLVAPGASSPRKSGEEINKEMRELVDSADYYEDKLDIMRRFRNVEMLRIGINEIYGVIDLEEVSRQITSLADASIEIALEIALHQVKERYGVPITVVDGEEREATMAIVGMGKMGACEMAYSSDLDVIFLYSGGGDTSGEYKGKKGLKETSNQEFFARVGQNIISTLTVPTREGYLFKVDMRLRPSGSSGALVASLDAFRDYHEKSGQTWERQALTRARAIVGEESFLNEINLAMEEATYGKAPTEALTEEIDKMRKRMEFELAKERDGIYNVKTGKGGIVDIEFLVQYFLLKYGPSNKEIRIPNTSLALERLRDKGGLKEEDYRVLSAAYQFLRKVETGLRIVHDQSVNKLDTNSKEFEVLARRLGYDSSSLLSEYLARTSAVRKIYKRFFEQQEQLHIRD